One segment of Triticum aestivum cultivar Chinese Spring chromosome 2A, IWGSC CS RefSeq v2.1, whole genome shotgun sequence DNA contains the following:
- the LOC123191807 gene encoding uncharacterized ATP-dependent helicase C29A10.10c-like — translation MARENESSKQDSEKPCCVLASEPPAAEQEKNPRYPLHSSLKSKDHLTVPLPVFRKPVQNMPEEGEKEYHKGGWCDSEALKEALRVLPFKGYLKDSFNKLSGDLCDCIETLYHDHPRNSETRRSFQCMLEVVELIKILPALINCDKDNSDIWSDELLERKIQDGGDPTLWREELTCVQTNTCNKSKFRLARSLCVQELRYLVDNLDLPNCYSIKEIQFYLLQRVKCILCTVSSSFRLYNVPMDNSPSDICWLVKKSEKLTLDLLIVDEAAQLKECETLIPLQLPGIRQAVFIGDEYQLPALVKSKISDNAKFGRSVFERLSMLGYCKHLLNVQYRMHPKISKFPVVTFYDGKISDGPNVTTKSYEKRFLASKIFGSYSFINVDGGHETTEKHGHGWKNTIEAAAVSRIVQRLFKESFSTGIKISVGVVSPYNGQVREISEKLGKSYDRYDGFSVKVKSVDGFQGAEEDIIIISTVRSNKAGSVGFLTNMQRTNVALTRAKHCLWIVGNGTTLSNSKSVWQKIVKDAQDRDCYFDADEDKDLSNAVFKAVIELDDADNLVEKMDSLDIGKPRSQKSRSKYRS, via the exons ATGGCCAGAGAAAACGAGAGCTCTAAGCAGGATAGTGAGAAACCTTGTTGTGTTTTGGCATCAGAGCCTCCTGCAGCAGAGCAAGAAAAGAATCCACGTTATCCTTTACATTCCAGTCTCAAGTCCAAAGATCATCTTACTGTACCTCTCCCGGTGTTCCGGAAGCCAGTACAGAACATGCCTGAAGAAGGGGAAAAAGAATACCACAAGGGGGGATGGTGTGATTCTGAAGCACTGAAGGAAGCACTCCGAGTACTGCCTTTCAAAGGTTATTTGAAAGATAGTTTCAACAAACTCTCGGGGGATTTGTGCGATTGCATTGAGACATTGTACCATGATCATCCAAGAAATTCAGAAACAAGACGCAGTTTTCAGTGTATGCTAGAAGTGGTTGAGTTGATCAAAATTCTTCCTGCTTTAATAAACTGTGACAAGGATAATAGTGATATATGGTCTGATGAACTTCTTGAGAGAAAGATACAAGATGGTGGTGACCCTACTTTGTGGCGTGAGGAGCTCACCTGTGTGCAGACTAACACATGCAATAAATCTAAGTTCAGGTTGGCCAGATCCCTGTGTGTGCAAGAACTAAGATATCTTGTTGATAACCTGGACCTTCCAAATTGTTACAGCATAAAAGAAATTCAATTCTACCTGTTGCAAAGAGTGAAATGCATTCTCTGTACAGTTTCCAGCTCATTCAGGTTGTACAATGTGCCCATGGACAATTCTCCTTCAGATATATGCTGGTTGGTCAAGAAGTCTGAAAAGTTGACTCTTGACTTGCTGATTGTCGATGAGGCTGCACAGCTTAAAGAGTGTGAAACCTTAATTCCTTTGCAGCTGCCAGGCATAAGGCAGGCTGTTTTTATCGGAGACGAATATCAGTTACCTGCTCTGGTGAAAAGCAAA ATATCTGACAATGCTAAATTTGGGCGAAGTGTTTTTGAGAGGTTAAGTATGCTGGGTTATTGTAAGCACCTTCTCAATGTGCAATACAGGATGCATCCAAAAATAAGCAAGTTTCCAGTTGTTACATTTTATGATGGCAAGATATCTGATGGTCCCAATGTCACTACTAAGAGCTATGAGAAGAGGTTTTTAGCAAGCAAAATCTTTGGGTCATACTCATTCATAAATGTAGATGGAGGACATGAAACAACTGAGAAGCACGGGCATGGCTGGAAAAACACAATTGAAGCTGCTGCAGTTTCGAGGATAGTGCAGAGGTTGTTCAAAG AGTCATTCTCTACAGGAATCAAAATCTCCGTTGGTGTTGTGTCCCCATATAATGGTCAAGTTAGAGAAATCTCTGAGAAACTTGGGAAATCCTACGATAGGTACGACGGTTTCTCGGTGAAAGTGAAATCTGTGGATGGTTTCCAAGGTGCGGAGGAAGATATCATTATCATATCAACAGTGAGGAGCAATAAAGCTGGTTCTGTTGGATTTCTCACAAACATGCAGCGGACCAATGTGGCTCTCACGAGAGCTAA GCACTGTTTATGGATAGTAGGAAATGGGACGACTTTATCCAACAGCAAGTCTGTTTGGCAGAAGATAGTCAAAGATGCGCAAGACCGGGATTGCTATTTTGATGCCGATGAGGACAAAGATTTGTCAAATGCAGTATTCAAGGCTGTCATCGAGCTCGACGATGCTGATAATCTAGTGGAAAAAATGGACTCGCTTGATATAGGCAAGCCAAGGTCTCAG AAATCAAGGTCCAAATACCGTTCATGA